One Cherax quadricarinatus isolate ZL_2023a unplaced genomic scaffold, ASM3850222v1 Contig45, whole genome shotgun sequence DNA segment encodes these proteins:
- the LOC128691753 gene encoding zinc finger protein 300-like, whose amino-acid sequence MHVNVDTEEEKPYQCSVCQKQFPKKSNLLKHGRVHTDEKVHHCTECPRSFTYRSNLVIHMRIHSGEKPYQCSVCQKDFRQKSGLTSHMRVHTGERPFKCPVCESSFTLKAHVAGHMRVHTGEKPYQCSECLKYFTKKSSLAIHERIHSGEKPYSCSVCLKNFRQKSDLISHVRLHTGERPFHCTKCLKTFTLKSHLAVHMKVHTGEKPYKCSECTKYFTTKCYLKKHMRIHTGERPYPCTECIKTFTCKSYLESHMRVHSGYKPYQCSECLKSFSKKSNLVTHVKLHTGEKPYRCLVSKKLFTKKLT is encoded by the coding sequence ATGCATGTGAATGTTGACACAGAAGAAGAGAAGCCTTATCAGTGCTCCGTGTGCCAAAAGCAATTTCCCAAAAAATCTAATTTATTAAAGCATGGAAGAGTTCATACAGATGAGAAAGTACACCACTGTACTGAATGTCCAAGAAGCTTCACATATAGATCAAATCTAGTAATACATATGAGAATTCATTCAGGTGAGAAACCTTATCAGTGTTCTGTTTGTCAAAAAGACTTTCGGCAAAAATCAGGTTTAACGTCTCATATGAGAGTTCACACAGGAGAGAGACCTTTTAAGTgtccagtgtgtgagagtagcttTACATTGAAAGCACATGTGGCAGGACACATGAGAGtccatacaggagagaaaccataccagtgttcagaatgtctgaaataCTTTACGAAAAAGTCAAGTCTAGCAATACATGAGAGAATTCATTCAGGAGAGAAGCCATACTCATGTTCAGTGTGTCTGAAAAACTTTCGACAAAAATCTGATCTTATATCTCACGTTAGACTTCATACTGGTGAGCGACCTTTTCACTGTACAAAGTGTTTAAAAACCTTTACGCTAAAATCACATTTAGCAGTACATATGAAAGtgcatacaggagagaaaccatacaAGTGTTCTGAGTGCACAAAATATTTTACAACAAAATGTTATCTTAAAAAACACATGAGGATCCATACTGGAGAGAGACCTTATCCTTGTACAGAATGCATAAAAACTTTCACATGTAAATCATACCTTGAATCTCACATGAGAGTTCATTCGGGATACAAACcctatcagtgttcagagtgcctAAAAAGCTTTTCCAAAAAATCTAATCTAGTAACACATGTAAAActacatactggagagaaaccttaTCGATGTTTAGTATCTAAGAAACTCTTCACAAAAAAACTCACTTGA